In one Podarcis muralis chromosome 7, rPodMur119.hap1.1, whole genome shotgun sequence genomic region, the following are encoded:
- the GPR4 gene encoding G-prodeshotein coupled receptor 4 has translation MCNATLVSCHVDSKIDHLFPPALYIAVITVGLPTNCLALWAAYLQVRQKNELGVYLMNLSVADLLYIATLPLWIDYFLHHDNWIHGQQSCKVFGFIFYTNIYISIAFLCCISVDRYLAVAHPLRFARFRRVKTAVAVSATVWAIEIGANSAPLFHNELFHDRYNHTFCFEKYPMEEWVAWMNLYRVFIGFLFPWTLMLFSYRGILRAVRGNISTERQEKAKIKRLSLSLIVILLFCFAPYHLLLLSRSAVHLSKPCDCGFEETVFVAYHTALAFTSLNCVADPILYCFANEGARGDVAKALSTLLRFLASSKPREMANASLTLDTPLSSKKSSFCRQPLALPMPPSQGAAGDEELQMKILTFER, from the coding sequence ATGTGCAACGCGACGCTGGTGAGTTGCCACGTGGACTCCAAGATCGACCACCTCTTCCCTCCGGCGCTGTACATCGCCGTCATCACGGTGGGCCTGCCCACCAACTGCCTGGCCCTGTGGGCCGCCTACCTGCAGGTGCGCCAGAAGAACGAGCTGGGCGTCTACCTGATGAACCTCTCCGTGGCCGACCTGCTCTACATCGCCACGCTGCCGCTGTGGATCGACTACTTCCTGCACCACGACAACTGGATCCACGGGCAGCAGTCCTGCAAGGTCTTCGGCTTCATCTTCTACACCAACATCTACATCAGCATCGCCTTCCTGTGCTGCATCTCGGTCGACCGCTACCTGGCCGTGGCGCACCCTCTCCGCTTCGCCCGCTTCCGCAGGGTCAAGACGGCCGTGGCCGTCAGCGCCACGGTGTGGGCCATCGAGATTGGGGCCAACTCGGCGCCGCTGTTCCACAACGAGCTCTTCCACGACCGCTACAACCACACCTTCTGCTTCGAGAAGTACCCCATGGAGGAGTGGGTGGCGTGGATGAACCTCTACCGGGTCTTCATCGGGTTCCTCTTCCCGTGGACGCTGATGCTTTTCTCCTACAGGGGGATCCTGCGCGCCGTTCGGGGGAATATCTCCACCGAAAGGCAAGAGAAGGCCAAGATCAAGCGCCTCTCGCTCAGCCTCATCGTCATCCTGCTCTTCTGCTTCGCCCcgtaccacctcctcctcctctcgcgcAGCGCCGTGCACCTGAGCAAGCCCTGCGACTGCGGCTTCGAGGAGACGGTCTTCGTGGCCTACCACACGGCGCTGGCTTTCACCAGCCTCAACTGCGTGGCCGACCCCATCCTGTACTGCTTCGCCAACGAAGGGGCCCGGGGCGACGTGGCCAAGGCCCTCTCCACCTTGCTGCGCTTCCTGGCCAGCTCCAAGCCCCGAGAGATGGCCAACGCCTCCCTCACCCTCGACACCCCTCTCTCCTCCAAGAAGAGCAGCTTCTGCCGGCAGCCGCTGGCGCTCCCCATGCCCCCCTCGCAGGGGGCCGCGGGGGACGAGGAGCTCCAGATGAAGATACTGACTTTCGAACGCTGA